The DNA segment gataattttgatCTCCAAACATTTTAATTAAGTAAATTGCTccttaaattaagataatacgACTCACGTACaatgaaaattataaattcaattaCGATTAATCTCTCACTTAGCAATTCatcaatctttttattttagagtatattttttctttcactaGAGATGAGAATGGTATAAAAGATAGCCTAATAATCTTGAAAAAAGCCGCatccaaaaaatataatataagtagtctaatataataattatattaataattaatttcataatttGAACACGTGATCTTAAGATCATATGAAAGATAACTCAACAGttgttctaaaatttttttcatcaattgatataaaatgtatcaaacaaaaaaagaaaaaatattaaaatttatttgctatactttttttttctaggacttatagtttgattataaaatttttcaacataattttatttaataatttttgttttgaaagCTTATAAATTcattgcaaatttttttcaaaaacttaattattccattattaaaataaataataaatagaagataTCAACTCTCGATTGAACGACCAAATTTTAATGTATGAGCTCAAGTACATTCAAGGCTCATTTAGTTTGAATAATCTTCTAAATCCCAAACTTTTTATTCAATGAAAGATCTCTTGttacctaaaaaataaaatctcttgTTTGGAGAGCTTCTCGTCTACCGACAGGTAGCATTTTTTAAGTTGTATAgttgtataattatttatttattttatttaataataatttttatttatcgtattttttaaaaatttccaactttttttactattatatcttttttttttcttttataatttttaccttagaaaaaaatttattaaaaaaaaattatatataattatctttatataaaattattaatcgaaaataattaaataatttaatatatgtatttgattaattatatattatttaacaattttttaaactattagctttacttaaaaattattaaaaaaaattaatgaagtaAAAAATAGTATTGTTTatatcataaattatttttttaaaaaaaatttaacgtataaaaaaaagacatataaataataatatcccTAACAGTTCatatataaaagtataataCTAGAAATGATAGAGAATATACATACATGGTAATGATATGGCAGAAGTTGTCATTAGCAATGGAGCAATCACATGAAACATTAATTATTTCTGATGTTGAGCGAACTGGGTTTGAAATAATCCCCCCCACACTGCATGGATCTATGTTCTTCAAGTCCCAATCGAGCGTTTTTGTTATTTGCTTCAGAGCTTCCActaaattcaaatatattttttaagagttttcttttaTGCTTGATTCTCGGAAGAGatcagataaataaataatatcctAGTTTTCTTTCAAATTTACAATAAACCTAAAAACCGAAAATATTCTTAAACTACGCTTACTTAAGGGATCCAACCGTTTAAACTAATTAAGAATAAGCTATATACATGTTTCTTTTCATAATTGaaagtatgaaaaattaaaattgatattCATATAAGCTATAAGAATTactgataattattttttttttaaataagatcTTTCTTTATTTGGGATAATAGGATATGGCATACCTTCTGTGTCTGGCAGCCGAGAAGCAGCTTCTGTAGGACATAGCATGAAGCAAAGTGCAAGGaatgatgaaaagaagaaaagtttaGAGGAAGTAGTGATCATCATCTTCATATGCTGCTTATTGAGTCCTATCTAAAAAGACAGATCATAAAATGAGAAACAATCAAAGATATAACTTAAGGTAGAAAAATGGAATATCTATCAGCTATTCATGACTATAGAATTTTAATGTGAACGTAATAAAGAGCTTGTTTGTTTGCGTcagatatataaaattttatatgaattaTTTANNNNNNNNNNNNNNNNNNNNNNNNaaaatatttttttatttattatgttaaaatattttttaaaaattgtagttcgcattaaatttaaaaaaaagttttattaattaaaaatcctTTTTATCATTTAATGCATCCAAACGCACAAAAAatgttcaaaaaaaattaaaaaatgacaaTATATTAGTTAAGAATTGAATGCTCGGAACTCGGGAGTAAAATGCCAAACTTTGAAGATTTTGatgtgaaaaaaataagagagcCAGAAAGGATTGGTAAAGGGTCCACGTAGGCACATGCATGCATAATTGAGCCAGTACGACTACgcggaaaagaagagtagataTTTTCAtcaaacttgaaaaattaaaaaacataaagTATAGGAAAAGAGTGGATATTAATTAGTCAAGAGTTGATTTTTCAAAAGCATTCAATTATTTTATAGCTCATGTATGTCGGTTCAAGTTGGCACTTGGTAGAGTTCAAATGTTCAATAgttcatatttaaaaaaaaaaaaaaccaaatcaTTCGATGATAGCATTAATTTCTTGGAGTACAgtttttttaaggttttatctttaataaatgcatagtaaaattattataaactttaatttttcaataagaTTTTCTATACTTAACGCCACATGTCGTTCACAAAGCctctttaaaaatattctaagcAAATAAAAAGAATGAGGACTCATTTAACTTCTACTTACTTtcttattttacaaaaaattaaacctcgtataaataaatataactctgtaaaagataaatttggTTTGTATGTAATAATTATCAGTTGCATTCTCCGTAGAAATTTCCAAGTCAACATGCATAAATTGGTTGCCAATGACTTTAGTTAACCCTTTCTCTAAATCCTGAAAGATATAGATATGCATGTCGGGACAAATTCCAAAATTTTATAATGGACGGGGACATGTTGGGACAATTTCCAAAATTTCGTCCAAGGATAGACATATATGTAGGTGTAGTCTCTGATGGCTAGATCTATCTGAATCTGATGGCTAGAATTCCTAGAGGTGTGGCATATATGACATGTACATTTTGATACTTGGAGATAGAAAGCTATGTTGACTGTGATTATGATCCATTTATATTGTGATAAATTTCTTAATCAAACTGGATAAAGTTTATGCCTTGCTAAACATTcgtagagaagaagaaataaataatatactaatgaaatattaatttagataaaattaaaatttcggTGAAAATACAGACACTACAAGAAACTAAGTTTTTTGTCACGCTTTTAAAACGTACTAAAAAGTGCCAAAAAGCGTGTTGATAATTTTTCGCTACGCTTTTTGAACTATCAGCACACTTTTAGAAGGACCACATCTGCCAGCGTGCCGGTTGTTCTATCATCACGTTTTTGTGGACCTATCGGCACGCTTTTTTTGGCATGCTTTCATCTCTTGCCACGCTTAAAAAGCGTGGCTATATGTATTAACCTATAGCTATGCTTGAGAAGCGTATCAAAAAGTGTACATATTGCCATGCTTTTGAAGTGTACCGATTAGTTTGGTTTTGGCTACGCTTCAAAAACGTGCCGATAGAGCACATACAGCTCACCAACTAAAATCTTTTGCCacacttttaaagcgtggcctaTTCCtttgtcaaattaaaaaagaaggagaaaattaGAAGGTataaaagaattgattttttattgatttacatGAATTATTTACAtgctataattataattaaaaaattacaattctaTAACAACTAATAATTGAATTAGGACAAAATAAGTTTATCATTAGAACTTAGGAGATCACTAAAACTATCCAATTTGTGGCTAATTGATGACGAATCCCGAAAGAGAAGCTCCATTTACTTCACCTTTGGGTTTCTCCTATCCAGTCCAGAATATAAGAACAATCTTCCCGCTTCAAAAACTACCCTTCACAAGAAAGTAAATGTTAATGTTGttccaacaaaaaatatattcaatatTATGTTTATACACACATCTTCTGCACACAATCTAAACTAGTTAAGACACAGATGTTGGCTGAGGACACAGAATTATTTTGTCATACCCAAGCTTTATATTTTGTGTTGATCAAATAAGAGAGGACAGGAATCTTCACATAATTACTACCTGAAGAATGTCCAAGCATATATTACCATGAACATCTATGTTTGGATGGAAGCAGGTGCTTTCAAATTTGACCTTTGGAGCCTTAAAAGGGTAATCATTGGGAAACGAAAGTGACAACTTGTACTCAGTTCCTTCAAACACATGTCTTTACTTCCTGTTATTGTCCCTTTCCAACAGAATATGTTGTCCTCGTCAAGAAACGCAGATATACCTGAATCTCCGCTCATCTGAAATTCCCATGAACACAAAGCTTCAATAATCAGTAATCTTTTTCCAAATACAAGAGAAAGATCATATATATGTAGTGGGCATATAAGCTTATTACCATTAGCGCCATTAGTTCAGATTGCAATCTGTTCAATAACAATGGCCACAAAACAATTAAGGAGTTAGAAAGAAACAAGTACTttaagatctttttttattaggaacacaaaagaatcaaaacTCCATTGCAAAAACTCAACCCATAAAAAAGAACGTGCTTTCTTGTTAGAATAATGTAATAAAGATGAAACAATACATCTTTAAGGGAAAAGACAGAACAAGAAGGAATTCATGATTTCAAATAACAGAAGTTCTCCTTTTCTAATGTTATATGGTAAGGGCTGCATCTGAAGTATGTTAGGCCAAGCATTATTGACCTGTACTTCACCCTGACTTCTATATCCagctgcattagagaaaatataacaaaaacataTTCCATTGATTTAAGTAAGATGTTAGACACTTCACATACAAAAATTAGCTCAACTACTAACTGAGATGTCTAAAATTAGTGCACTTGGCCCTAGTACTACTAGAGACGAAGTGCCAACACAAAATTGAACTGGTTCCAGCATCTTACTGATCACCTAATACGACAATCCTAGCAATCAGAATaagaaggaaaataataaattgtttgTTTCAAATAGAATAGAGTTCTACATAATAGTTGAGAAGTCAATGATCAAAGTAGTCATGTCAAAAGTGCTCAAAGTTTCACCTTAGCAAATATTACATTATTCTACATTTATGACATGTTTAAAACAAACTCCTAGAGTAGgggaaaaaaagataagaagctTAACTATTTCATTTTTATCCATTAAAAAAACCACCAATAAGAGGAACTAAAAGATCAGGGAGTACAGAAATGATGCTTGACATTTAGATGATGCCCATAGGAATTTGATATTCCCTTCAGTTGTTCACTACAAGCTTTATTTTGCATCTATCACATGTTTCATGTACAACATAAGAACATAGTTAGagaaacttatcatcttcagttTCCTGAGTTCTCTCCTGGCCATATTTGGACagagattttaaaaactaatcatGCTTGTGGCCAATCCTGATAGATATTACAATAGTCCAACTCAAATCATACCTGAATATATACATGTAATTTTTTAGTTCGCTTGgtccttattattttatttcagtttaCATATATAGCTAAGATTTTCTTCTGTTTTGAAATTATTGAAACTTATGGTTTGAGAGGTTAAATATACAAGTCAATACATTATTACAAAAGCATGCCTAGAagatatcaataaattatagaaGGCTTGAGAAGAAGATGAGCAGTGCTGAGAAGAAAAGAGCAGGAGAAGAATAGGAGGAGCAGCACCACCACAGGACAGGCAAAGCAATAGCAGTTCAGCACCACCTAGCAGCAGTGGAGCACTACCACAGCTGCAGCAGAACAAAACCAAATATTCAGAAGtttaaagagagaaaaaacctaaatccaaatatcataATAGAACAAAAAACAGTTTAGAAtagaaaaatcagaaaaaaatgaagaaccacgaaaatcaaaacaaaaaatcaaattcaaaaacaaataatcaGATCACTTTTCAAGAAAGCATAATCAGTCTTGACATAACCGCGCTTCACAGCCTCCTCAATGCTATCTTCTTCACTAAGAATCACTTCATCTAACACATTCTTTTCTAAGTTATTTGCACAAATTTGGCAGCCTTTGCACCACCTTGCCCAtcgaaaattccaaaaaatgCCTGCATTCATCATATCCAAACAAATTTTGCTAATTAGATTTTCTCCAAATCCATTCCACCTAGGGTTACATTCATTATGGTCCTTCCCTAAAATTCATGAATCCCATTAACAAATAAAACCCCTAAATCATTGACCAAACCCATCctcaaaattagaataattcaTCTATgttcaaacaaattaaacattccagaaacaaattaaaaagaaaaagtgaaatttTGTTACCAGTTTTTGTTGTCCGCGTAGGTTATCGCAGTAGAGTAGCGATCTTTCATGTGCTCCCTCCTGCCTTTCTTGCAATAAATAGAGAAGGCATCACGTTCTTCCTCCACAACATCACGCGGTGCCGCAGCAGAGGGTGTTGGCAGAATGCCAAAGGCCAAGGAGCTAACAGGTATATCAAGCCTAGCAGGCCTCTTCCTTTTCAAAACGGTGCCGTTTGGTGACGTAGCGGAAGCTGAAACGACAACAAAACTGGAAAGCGAAGCTGGAATAGGCGGCTTGGGAAGACGAAGACGCaacgcgaagaagaagaagcgggaGAAGAGCTTGACGACGCCGTAGCTGGGACTCGCGAAGGCGCTATGAGAGCGACGACGAACCACCATCGCTACTGCCATCCTGCGTGTCTGTATGAGAAGGATGGAAGAGGAGTGCTCGAATGAAGAAAACGAGGGAGAGAGGGAGGCGCTGCTGCAGCGTGAATTAGGGTTAGGAGAATGGGGAATAAGTGTTTGTTTATTGCATTGTCACTCTCagacttaaaaaattaaatttttttagaaccttttggccacgcttttgaagtgtGCCAAAAAAGTTACAAGAaacggcca comes from the Arachis duranensis cultivar V14167 chromosome 7, aradu.V14167.gnm2.J7QH, whole genome shotgun sequence genome and includes:
- the LOC107459603 gene encoding probable protein phosphatase 2C 25, which codes for MAVAMVVRRRSHSAFASPSYGVVKLFSRFFFFALRLRLPKPPIPASLSSFVVVSASATSPNGTVLKRKRPARLDIPVSSLAFGILPTPSAAAPRDVVEEERDAFSIYCKKGRREHMKDRYSTAITYADNKNCCGSAPLLLGGAELLLLCLSCGGAAPPILLLLFSSQHCSSSSQAFYNLLISSRHAFVIMY